A window of the Glaciimonas sp. CA11.2 genome harbors these coding sequences:
- a CDS encoding CHAD domain-containing protein translates to MEIELKLLIAPSAVSAFRRHPLLKQLAIAKPYQQQLVSTYFDTPDCYLMRHRAGFRVREVDGKLIQTLKAGGQVDSGLHQRNEWESEVTDLRPDLPAIQALLKPRSRWFKLLGRPQLMQQLAPVFTTRFQRRIWMLRLPEGDEVELALDQGQIVSSHGDGVISIPISEIELELKSGKAGNLFALALALQETIALSVGNISKAERGYGLYAPQPPAITTASALALSDKKTIGEGFQIILAHCLEQIQGNEAGIKYGTDAESVHQMRVGVRRLRSALVIFRDQLAEPEFLLEECKWLGRHLGSARDWEVFAGPTLAAATFGFNGPRTVMPLQKKAADFAKKSRSNAVKVLNSSRYARLILILGACIHDANQQLGKKSDTATSLLERANAPLRPFATAQLRRYQKKLRQRGKGLSAIDATERHKLRIAAKKMRYGLAFFSSLYSAKKIKTYLAALSVLQDTLGELNDARVADGLLQQCTAGKPRLADVSGYVRDYVSAHNEINLKKLHKQWKKIKQVKSPF, encoded by the coding sequence ATGGAAATAGAATTAAAACTCCTTATTGCCCCAAGTGCGGTTAGCGCTTTTAGACGGCATCCTTTGTTAAAGCAACTGGCGATCGCCAAACCTTACCAACAACAACTTGTCAGCACCTACTTCGATACGCCGGATTGTTATCTAATGCGCCATCGGGCAGGATTTCGGGTGAGGGAAGTTGATGGCAAATTAATCCAGACATTGAAAGCGGGCGGTCAGGTCGACAGTGGCTTGCATCAGCGCAACGAATGGGAGTCCGAAGTCACGGATCTCAGGCCTGACCTGCCGGCAATTCAGGCACTGTTGAAACCCCGATCCAGATGGTTCAAGCTGTTGGGTCGACCACAGTTGATGCAGCAACTCGCCCCTGTATTCACTACGCGGTTTCAGCGGCGTATCTGGATGTTGCGTTTGCCCGAAGGTGACGAAGTAGAGTTGGCTCTCGATCAGGGCCAGATTGTCTCTAGTCATGGCGACGGCGTTATTAGTATCCCGATTAGTGAAATTGAACTGGAACTTAAATCGGGGAAGGCAGGAAATTTATTTGCCTTAGCATTAGCGCTGCAAGAGACGATAGCACTAAGCGTCGGTAATATTAGTAAGGCTGAGCGTGGTTACGGATTGTATGCACCGCAACCACCGGCGATAACAACGGCAAGCGCTCTTGCATTATCAGATAAAAAGACGATAGGAGAGGGTTTTCAGATAATTCTTGCCCATTGTCTGGAGCAAATTCAAGGTAACGAAGCTGGCATTAAATACGGGACCGATGCCGAGAGCGTACATCAAATGCGGGTTGGCGTGCGCCGCCTGCGCTCAGCGCTCGTGATTTTTAGAGACCAGTTAGCAGAACCGGAGTTTTTACTGGAGGAGTGCAAGTGGTTGGGTAGACACTTAGGAAGTGCACGTGACTGGGAAGTGTTTGCTGGTCCTACACTGGCCGCCGCGACATTCGGTTTCAACGGACCGCGGACCGTTATGCCGTTACAGAAAAAAGCCGCTGACTTTGCGAAGAAGAGCAGAAGTAATGCTGTCAAAGTTCTCAACTCTAGCCGGTATGCACGTCTTATATTGATCTTGGGCGCATGTATCCATGATGCAAATCAGCAGTTAGGGAAAAAGTCGGACACTGCCACCTCGCTACTGGAACGTGCTAATGCACCGTTGCGCCCTTTCGCCACTGCGCAGTTGCGTAGATATCAAAAGAAACTACGTCAGCGCGGAAAGGGGCTAAGTGCCATCGATGCGACAGAGCGTCACAAATTACGGATTGCGGCAAAAAAAATGCGCTATGGATTAGCGTTCTTTTCTTCGTTATATTCTGCAAAAAAAATCAAAACGTATCTTGCCGCCCTTAGCGTGCTGCAAGATACGTTAGGCGAATTAAACGATGCGCGTGTAGCTGATGGTTTATTACAGCAATGTACAGCGGGTAAGCCAAGACTGGCCGATGTTTCTGGATACGTGCGCGATTATGTCTCAGCGCATAACGAAATCAATCTTAAAAAACTCCATAAGCAATGGAAAAAAATTAAGCAGGTAAAGTCGCCTTTTTAA
- a CDS encoding YceI family protein, which produces MRAKVIKVKNGLIILIALAFSASAGSSSGATEHFTIDSDHTFSSFEYSHWGLSMQRNRFDRTSGYIAFDQAAGTGEIMIEIEAASVNTGTELFNKALRASEFFDAEKYPKILFTSSQLLFDGDNLKQVQGDLTIKDVTHNVTLEITNFNCRFMLLYGKRACGANGFVKILRSNYHLGRFVPFVSDAVTLHIVVEAIKDY; this is translated from the coding sequence ATGCGCGCCAAAGTTATCAAAGTAAAAAATGGGTTAATCATTCTGATCGCCCTCGCTTTTAGCGCAAGTGCTGGTTCAAGCTCGGGTGCGACGGAGCACTTCACAATTGATTCCGACCATACGTTTTCGTCATTCGAATATAGCCATTGGGGCTTATCGATGCAGCGCAATCGGTTTGATCGTACCAGCGGCTACATTGCGTTTGATCAGGCTGCAGGAACCGGTGAAATCATGATCGAGATTGAAGCAGCATCTGTTAATACCGGTACCGAGTTATTTAATAAAGCACTACGTGCCAGCGAATTTTTTGATGCCGAAAAATATCCAAAAATACTATTTACCTCTTCGCAGTTACTATTTGACGGAGACAATCTCAAGCAGGTCCAGGGCGATCTAACTATTAAAGATGTCACCCATAACGTGACGCTGGAAATAACCAATTTCAATTGTCGCTTTATGTTGCTGTACGGAAAGCGGGCTTGCGGTGCGAATGGCTTCGTCAAAATTCTCCGAAGTAATTACCACTTGGGACGTTTTGTACCTTTTGTCAGCGATGCGGTCACGCTGCATATCGTAGTGGAAGCGATCAAGGATTATTGA
- the arfB gene encoding alternative ribosome rescue aminoacyl-tRNA hydrolase ArfB, translating to MLVIAEGLSIPLAEVEMTGVRAQGPGGQNVNKVSSAIHLRFDINASSLPVIYKEKLLALQDQRITKDGVVILKAQQSRSQEQNKVDALERLRALVLGVTVVQKRRRPTKPSYSSQLKRVEGKTRRGKDKAMRGKVIL from the coding sequence TTGCTGGTTATCGCCGAAGGCCTTAGCATTCCTCTTGCAGAAGTTGAGATGACCGGCGTGCGCGCACAAGGGCCGGGAGGTCAAAACGTGAATAAGGTGTCGTCCGCTATCCATTTGCGTTTTGATATAAACGCATCGTCACTTCCTGTTATTTATAAAGAAAAACTGCTGGCGCTGCAAGATCAGCGCATTACCAAGGATGGCGTGGTGATTCTGAAGGCGCAACAATCACGCAGTCAGGAACAGAATAAGGTGGATGCGCTAGAGCGACTACGTGCGCTGGTATTAGGTGTGACCGTGGTACAGAAGCGTCGTCGCCCTACGAAACCGAGTTATTCTTCGCAGCTTAAACGTGTTGAAGGAAAAACCCGGCGGGGCAAAGACAAGGCGATGCGCGGCAAAGTGATTTTGTAG
- a CDS encoding Pls/PosA family non-ribosomal peptide synthetase, whose translation MTSSSLARIVEIVAVVHPDILLGPIQPELIRNEVLADLLEDTARRSPDQIALIFADRCVTYKELNQAADRAASALIDAGVKPGQIVGLWLPRGIDLLIMQAAIAKAGAAWLPLDADTPVERIAVCLEDASAPGIVTCALFSSRLENLGRHLWTIENLLTPLETPLQSRTGLLSTHPAYVIYTSGSTGKPKGIEITQGGICHFLRSENAVLGVRGSDRVYQGFSVAFDMSFEEIWISYLVGATLWIAPKELASDPEALPLALAANGVTVLHAVPTLLALFNQDIPSLRLINLGGEMCPEALVNRWAKPGLQIFNTYGPTEATVSASLAALRANEPVTIGSPLPNYGMLIIHPATENGLTLMPRGDTGELCITGPGVAAGYLGRPDLTAEKFLVNPWSSGAHDGRLYRTGDLARIDTDGRVQCLGRTDDQVKIRGFRVELGEIEEVLARQPGVGTVAVILRNDDGIDQLIAFIVPENGATIATGTLRAALGKLLPPYMVPGFFELMSEMPRLTSGKIDRKALKIRPLTVSPVGTASVGSDTAETVAEEALFAALIKLFPGQPIRRDADFFSDLGGHSLFAARLASALRTDPRFAHVTVRDIYMNRVIGRIAAALSEVPEIPVAVDTTWIAPSSLKRWVCGAAQAAAVPWLVAMRMMQWLAPFFTYHFFTGDPGDSIPRAIVMSVGVFLLATFFEFGIAIAAKWLILGRLKPGRYPLWGLTYYRWWLTDRLIEAAPTYLLSGSSIYTWWLRALGARIGSEVLIGSIMLRVHDLLIIEDGATIGNAVNFENARVEHGELRIGQIAIGREANVGSYVVMEGNTTIGEFGHLEGQSALSDGQSVPANRIWGGSPARDMGAFDKRSNSPRPPVTRKRQVGESIFFLLGALLITTLFFMPVFPSFILIDWLDNYDRFPWLQSNQLSFQLTKYFVMAFPATAVLIICTALLSAGIRWSILPRLKAGSWPVRSNKYCSKWLVNQIQESSLSVLHGVYATIYAPFWYRLLGAKVGRGAEISTALGVVPDMLTLGEETFIADAVLLGDEQIDGGWMRMQPTVISRRSFVGNGAYIPDGTTLPENVLIGVHSRAPANDKMHNGDVWLGSPPINLPAREQVSGFPEHLTFRPSKRRRLGRGLVEAFRIVSPHAIVIAVGYTLVLNLMPLAGAGLWGEVIWLLTLSGLMYGVGTFIWIVCIKWLLLKRYHKCSVPMWTPFVWLSEGVTNLYEGIAVPNLLNYLRGTPWLPLAFNLLGCKIGRGVYLNTTDITEFDCVTIGDYSELNALACPQTHLFEDRVMKIDHVTIGNRVYMGPRSAVLYSAVVGDNAKLGALTLVMKGEQIPAGTSWRGCPAAPELKGSK comes from the coding sequence ATGACCTCATCCTCGCTCGCTCGCATCGTTGAAATAGTAGCCGTTGTTCATCCTGACATTCTACTTGGCCCCATTCAGCCAGAACTCATACGCAACGAAGTTCTCGCAGATCTTCTGGAGGACACCGCACGGCGGTCGCCTGACCAGATCGCGTTAATTTTTGCAGACCGATGCGTCACTTATAAAGAACTCAATCAGGCCGCCGACCGCGCCGCTTCCGCACTCATTGACGCAGGTGTAAAACCGGGCCAAATCGTAGGCTTATGGCTTCCACGTGGAATTGATTTGCTCATCATGCAAGCCGCCATAGCCAAAGCCGGTGCAGCATGGCTACCATTAGATGCTGACACCCCAGTTGAACGTATTGCAGTCTGCCTCGAAGATGCCAGCGCACCGGGTATAGTTACCTGCGCTTTGTTTTCATCACGGCTTGAGAACCTTGGTCGCCACCTCTGGACGATAGAAAATCTGCTTACGCCGCTGGAAACGCCGCTTCAAAGTCGTACTGGCTTGTTAAGCACCCATCCGGCTTATGTCATTTATACATCCGGATCAACCGGCAAGCCCAAGGGTATCGAAATCACCCAAGGCGGCATCTGCCACTTTCTGCGTAGCGAAAATGCGGTACTGGGCGTGCGCGGGTCAGATCGCGTTTACCAAGGATTTTCTGTCGCTTTCGACATGTCTTTTGAAGAAATCTGGATCAGCTATCTGGTTGGTGCGACGCTATGGATCGCGCCAAAAGAACTCGCCTCCGATCCAGAGGCATTACCGCTGGCATTGGCCGCAAACGGCGTGACCGTATTGCACGCTGTGCCCACTTTGCTGGCATTGTTTAATCAAGATATCCCAAGCCTGCGCCTGATCAATCTGGGTGGAGAAATGTGTCCGGAGGCTTTGGTCAATCGATGGGCTAAACCAGGACTACAAATATTTAATACCTATGGACCGACCGAGGCAACCGTCTCTGCCAGTTTAGCGGCATTACGTGCCAACGAACCGGTGACAATTGGTTCACCTTTGCCAAACTACGGCATGCTAATCATTCATCCCGCGACTGAAAATGGTCTGACGTTGATGCCGCGTGGCGATACCGGCGAACTGTGTATCACCGGCCCTGGCGTCGCCGCTGGTTATCTCGGCCGCCCTGACCTGACCGCAGAAAAATTCTTAGTCAATCCGTGGTCATCCGGCGCACATGATGGCCGCCTGTATCGTACCGGCGATCTGGCACGGATCGACACTGACGGACGCGTTCAATGTTTGGGCCGCACCGACGATCAAGTGAAGATTCGCGGCTTTCGCGTCGAATTAGGCGAAATCGAAGAAGTATTGGCGCGACAACCCGGCGTCGGGACAGTCGCGGTCATATTGCGCAATGATGACGGTATCGATCAACTGATCGCTTTCATTGTTCCAGAAAATGGTGCAACGATTGCTACTGGCACACTGCGCGCAGCGCTCGGGAAACTTCTGCCGCCGTACATGGTGCCGGGATTTTTTGAGTTGATGAGCGAGATGCCACGACTGACATCGGGCAAAATTGACCGAAAAGCCCTCAAAATACGTCCACTTACGGTCAGCCCCGTCGGGACAGCAAGCGTTGGCTCGGACACAGCAGAAACAGTAGCCGAAGAAGCGTTATTCGCCGCATTGATCAAATTATTCCCCGGTCAACCTATTCGTCGTGATGCCGACTTCTTTAGCGATCTTGGTGGTCATTCACTCTTTGCCGCGCGACTTGCTTCCGCATTGCGAACCGATCCTCGCTTTGCCCACGTCACCGTACGCGACATCTACATGAATCGCGTGATTGGTCGCATCGCCGCAGCTTTATCAGAAGTGCCCGAAATCCCTGTTGCAGTCGATACCACCTGGATCGCTCCATCGTCGTTGAAACGTTGGGTCTGTGGAGCCGCCCAAGCCGCAGCTGTGCCATGGTTAGTGGCAATGCGGATGATGCAATGGCTCGCACCATTTTTTACGTATCACTTCTTTACCGGTGATCCTGGAGATTCAATTCCACGTGCAATTGTCATGTCGGTCGGCGTATTTTTACTGGCAACGTTTTTTGAATTCGGCATAGCTATTGCTGCCAAGTGGTTAATTCTAGGACGCCTTAAACCCGGGCGCTACCCGCTGTGGGGATTAACCTATTATCGCTGGTGGCTGACTGATCGTCTGATTGAGGCAGCGCCGACCTATTTGCTTAGCGGCTCATCGATTTACACATGGTGGTTGCGCGCACTCGGCGCGCGGATTGGCTCGGAGGTGTTAATTGGTTCAATTATGTTACGCGTACATGATTTGCTCATCATTGAAGACGGCGCAACGATAGGCAATGCTGTCAATTTTGAAAATGCACGTGTAGAGCACGGTGAATTGCGCATAGGGCAGATTGCGATTGGTCGAGAAGCCAACGTTGGTTCTTACGTCGTCATGGAGGGAAACACGACTATTGGAGAATTCGGCCATCTGGAAGGACAGTCCGCGCTAAGCGATGGTCAGTCCGTCCCGGCGAACCGGATTTGGGGTGGTTCACCGGCGCGAGATATGGGCGCTTTCGACAAACGCTCTAACTCACCACGACCACCCGTAACCCGTAAGCGTCAAGTTGGCGAATCGATATTCTTTTTATTAGGCGCATTACTGATCACCACGCTGTTCTTCATGCCGGTTTTTCCTAGTTTTATTCTGATCGACTGGCTTGATAACTATGACCGCTTCCCATGGTTACAAAGTAATCAGTTATCCTTCCAGCTAACAAAATATTTTGTGATGGCCTTCCCTGCGACAGCGGTGTTGATTATCTGTACGGCGTTACTTTCGGCGGGCATTCGCTGGAGTATTTTGCCGCGACTCAAAGCCGGTAGCTGGCCGGTGCGGAGCAATAAATATTGCAGCAAATGGCTGGTGAACCAGATTCAGGAGTCCAGCCTGAGTGTTCTGCACGGCGTATACGCGACCATTTACGCACCGTTCTGGTATCGTCTGCTCGGTGCCAAGGTCGGTCGTGGCGCTGAAATTTCGACTGCGCTGGGCGTTGTGCCGGATATGCTGACTTTGGGCGAAGAAACGTTTATTGCCGACGCCGTTCTGCTTGGAGATGAGCAAATCGACGGCGGCTGGATGCGGATGCAGCCAACTGTCATTTCACGCCGTAGTTTTGTCGGTAATGGTGCCTATATTCCCGACGGCACCACTTTGCCAGAAAACGTCCTGATTGGCGTTCACTCGCGCGCACCCGCCAACGACAAAATGCACAACGGCGACGTCTGGTTAGGATCGCCGCCGATTAACCTTCCAGCGCGTGAGCAAGTCAGCGGATTTCCTGAGCATTTAACATTCCGACCATCCAAGCGCCGCCGCCTTGGTCGCGGTTTAGTAGAAGCCTTCCGTATCGTCTCACCACACGCAATCGTGATTGCCGTCGGTTATACATTGGTATTAAACCTGATGCCGCTAGCCGGTGCAGGACTTTGGGGCGAAGTAATCTGGTTACTGACGTTATCAGGGCTGATGTACGGCGTCGGGACGTTTATTTGGATCGTCTGTATCAAATGGTTATTATTAAAGCGTTATCATAAATGCAGCGTCCCAATGTGGACCCCTTTTGTATGGCTATCTGAAGGCGTAACCAATCTGTATGAGGGAATCGCTGTCCCGAACTTACTCAATTACCTGCGCGGAACCCCTTGGCTACCGCTGGCGTTCAACCTGCTGGGATGTAAAATTGGACGCGGCGTGTATCTCAACACCACTGACATTACCGAATTTGACTGCGTCACCATTGGTGACTACAGCGAACTCAACGCTTTGGCTTGTCCACAAACCCATTTGTTCGAAGACCGCGTCATGAAGATCGATCACGTCACCATCGGAAACCGCGTCTATATGGGGCCTCGGAGCGCAGTTCTGTACAGCGCGGTGGTCGGTGATAACGCCAAGCTGGGCGCGCTGACACTTGTTATGAAGGGCGAGCAAATACCTGCTGGCACCAGTTGGCGTGGTTGTCCTGCCGCACCGGAGTTAAAGGGATCGAAATGA
- a CDS encoding SLC13 family permease, translating into MTNIIKLSTTSSLFATLFETLRKDYFFLILFVILLILSAIAPEKIQQYPHLVDWPTIATLTGLLALTKGVELSGYLSRLGRHLTVLMPTERALAVFLVLATAFLSMLLTNDVGLFVMVPLTLSLRTTIKLPITRLIIFEALAANAGSALTPIGNPQNLFLWQLSHLSFQDYVIAMLPMVCIFMIPLVLLTVVAFPGLKLMVEEDAAMTPINKKLLLISLAMYVPFLIMTDRHYAAPALLMVLAIFLFAQRNVVARIDWALLLVFILMFVDLRLVAQLPIVHALVESVGLAESQRLYLAGIVASQFISNVPAAILLAEYSGDWRLIAFGVNVGGFGFMLGSLANIIALRMTPDKKAWITFHVYSIPFLLVVAALVYVWLFL; encoded by the coding sequence ATGACAAATATTATTAAACTATCGACAACTTCATCCTTATTTGCAACTTTATTTGAAACACTACGTAAAGATTATTTTTTTCTAATTTTATTCGTCATTTTGCTGATTTTGTCGGCTATTGCTCCCGAAAAAATTCAGCAGTATCCGCATTTGGTCGATTGGCCCACGATTGCGACATTGACCGGTTTGCTGGCGTTAACCAAGGGTGTTGAATTAAGCGGCTATCTGTCGCGCTTGGGTAGGCATTTAACGGTATTGATGCCAACTGAGCGCGCCCTTGCTGTTTTTCTGGTGCTCGCCACCGCATTTTTGTCGATGCTGTTGACCAACGACGTAGGACTGTTCGTCATGGTCCCGTTGACACTCAGTTTGCGCACCACGATCAAATTGCCGATAACCCGCCTGATTATTTTTGAAGCGCTGGCGGCCAATGCGGGTTCTGCGCTGACACCCATTGGAAATCCACAAAATCTTTTCCTCTGGCAGCTTTCACATCTCTCTTTTCAGGATTATGTGATCGCGATGTTACCGATGGTATGCATTTTTATGATTCCGCTGGTTTTATTGACCGTAGTTGCATTTCCCGGTTTAAAACTGATGGTTGAGGAGGATGCTGCGATGACCCCGATCAATAAAAAATTGCTTCTCATATCGCTGGCTATGTATGTGCCGTTTTTAATCATGACGGACAGGCATTATGCCGCCCCCGCTTTGTTAATGGTATTGGCGATCTTTTTATTTGCGCAGCGCAACGTGGTGGCGCGGATCGACTGGGCATTGCTGTTGGTATTCATTTTAATGTTTGTCGATTTACGACTGGTAGCGCAGTTGCCGATAGTTCATGCGTTGGTGGAGAGTGTCGGTCTTGCCGAATCGCAACGACTCTATCTTGCCGGTATCGTGGCGTCGCAATTCATCAGTAATGTCCCCGCTGCGATTTTGCTTGCGGAATATAGTGGCGACTGGCGATTGATCGCTTTCGGCGTTAACGTCGGCGGATTTGGTTTTATGTTGGGTTCACTCGCTAATATTATTGCGCTGCGTATGACACCGGACAAAAAGGCGTGGATCACCTTTCATGTTTATTCGATTCCGTTTCTTTTGGTTGTTGCTGCATTGGTGTATGTCTGGTTATTTCTTTAG
- a CDS encoding DnaJ C-terminal domain-containing protein codes for MKFKDYYSALGVERDATTAEIKQAYRKLAHKYHPDVSKDPDGEEKFKEVAEAYATLKDQEKRDAYNALGRHQQGENVQPPKDWQQTFNDSDAGFGDVDMADILAAFAASRHEGGQPRQRRPSHGQDYEVKAPITLEQVYVGGEIDVNLSLPEYDKQGLIHRVPRTFRVKVPKGAEDGQRLRLPGKGGQGSNGGKNGDLYVVMVVIPHPFYRVSEKDLYIDLPLSPWEAVLGATVQVPTLGGTVELTIPPATAANRQFRLARRGLPSANGENGNLFAVVRIEVPKSATPGEQALFVKLAAESTFNPRAHFNTGG; via the coding sequence ATGAAATTCAAAGACTATTACAGTGCCCTTGGTGTCGAAAGAGATGCCACCACTGCGGAAATAAAACAGGCATACCGTAAGCTGGCGCATAAATATCACCCCGATGTCTCCAAAGATCCAGACGGTGAGGAAAAATTCAAAGAAGTCGCCGAAGCTTACGCCACGCTGAAAGACCAGGAAAAGCGCGATGCTTATAACGCGCTAGGTCGCCATCAGCAGGGAGAAAACGTTCAGCCGCCCAAAGATTGGCAGCAAACCTTTAACGATTCTGATGCTGGCTTCGGCGACGTCGATATGGCCGACATCCTGGCTGCCTTTGCGGCTTCCCGCCATGAAGGTGGACAACCGCGTCAACGTCGCCCTTCCCACGGGCAAGATTATGAAGTCAAGGCCCCGATCACACTTGAGCAGGTTTATGTCGGCGGCGAAATCGATGTGAATTTGAGTTTGCCGGAATATGATAAACAAGGTTTGATTCATCGCGTACCGCGGACCTTCAGAGTCAAGGTGCCAAAAGGAGCCGAAGACGGTCAGCGGTTACGCTTGCCAGGCAAAGGTGGGCAAGGGAGTAATGGTGGCAAAAACGGCGACCTTTATGTCGTCATGGTGGTTATTCCCCACCCGTTTTATCGCGTCAGCGAAAAAGATCTTTATATCGATCTGCCGCTGTCTCCATGGGAAGCAGTGCTGGGTGCGACCGTCCAGGTTCCCACTTTGGGCGGTACTGTTGAGTTGACGATCCCGCCCGCTACGGCGGCTAATCGACAATTTCGTCTGGCCCGGCGGGGTCTCCCTTCCGCCAACGGCGAAAATGGCAATTTGTTTGCAGTTGTTCGGATTGAGGTACCAAAGTCGGCGACGCCGGGTGAGCAAGCCTTGTTTGTAAAACTTGCCGCCGAATCAACTTTTAATCCTCGTGCACACTTCAATACAGGAGGTTAG
- a CDS encoding chaperone modulator CbpM, with protein MRTHIVEAVWLNDAGLCSLDQLADYSGLTLAELQDLVEMGEIAPTSVDAENDLYQTHYIVIARTARRLRDDFELDGHGLAVALNLLRRIRELEAQLTHAQAKLPQ; from the coding sequence ATGCGTACGCATATTGTGGAAGCGGTATGGCTCAATGATGCAGGCCTTTGTTCGCTAGATCAGTTGGCAGATTATTCCGGATTGACGCTGGCCGAATTGCAGGATTTGGTCGAGATGGGCGAAATTGCACCGACCAGCGTTGATGCGGAAAATGATCTTTATCAGACACATTACATCGTGATTGCCAGAACGGCGCGACGTTTGCGGGATGATTTTGAGCTGGATGGTCACGGCCTGGCAGTAGCGCTTAATCTCCTAAGACGCATTCGTGAGCTTGAGGCACAGCTGACGCACGCGCAGGCAAAATTGCCGCAATGA
- the fnr gene encoding fumarate/nitrate reduction transcriptional regulator Fnr produces MNVKTHCGNCNLRDLCLPIGLTEAELDRLDQIVKHRRRITRDSALYRMNDPFVNLYAIRVGHFKTYQVNANGAHHISGFQMTGELLGMEAISSYRHQCNAVALEDSEVCEVPFSDLENLLKDVPIMLHYFHRMMSHEIAQDHNAMLQLGNLRAEQRFGAFLLNLSTRYKNRGYSATNFQLRMSREEIANYLGLTNETISRLLSHFKKMGWLKVNNREITLLDVPALLMLVEGK; encoded by the coding sequence ATGAACGTAAAGACGCATTGCGGGAACTGCAATTTGCGCGACCTATGCCTTCCAATCGGACTCACCGAGGCCGAACTTGATCGATTGGATCAAATTGTTAAACATAGACGGCGCATTACGCGCGATAGTGCGCTCTATCGGATGAACGATCCATTCGTCAATCTGTATGCTATTCGTGTCGGGCATTTCAAGACATATCAAGTTAATGCCAACGGAGCTCACCATATTTCCGGATTTCAAATGACCGGTGAATTACTAGGGATGGAGGCCATCAGCTCATATCGGCATCAATGTAACGCAGTGGCGCTGGAGGATAGTGAAGTCTGTGAAGTGCCGTTTTCGGACTTGGAAAATCTCTTGAAAGATGTCCCGATCATGCTGCATTATTTTCATCGCATGATGAGCCATGAGATTGCACAAGATCATAACGCCATGCTGCAATTAGGGAATCTTCGCGCAGAGCAACGGTTTGGGGCTTTTTTGCTCAATCTTTCGACCCGATATAAAAATCGCGGCTATTCAGCTACGAATTTTCAATTACGGATGTCTCGAGAAGAAATTGCCAACTACTTAGGACTGACAAACGAAACTATTAGTCGGTTGCTTTCTCATTTTAAAAAAATGGGATGGTTGAAGGTCAACAACCGCGAAATTACATTATTAGACGTTCCCGCTTTGCTGATGTTAGTAGAGGGAAAGTAA